From one Lolium rigidum isolate FL_2022 chromosome 4, APGP_CSIRO_Lrig_0.1, whole genome shotgun sequence genomic stretch:
- the LOC124649170 gene encoding short-chain dehydrogenase TIC 32, chloroplastic-like produces the protein MWWFYRKGPSGFAGASTAEEVTAGTDGRGLVAVITGASSGIGRETARVLALRGVRVVMAVRDVSAGIMANEAIQAELHGGAEVDVLQLDLSSMASVRRFADDFGSLNLPLNILINNAGVMTRDCTRSCDGLELHFATNHIGHFLLTNLLLENMKSASRNSGIQGRIVNVSSAGHIMTYPEGICFDKLHDPSGFSSFIAYGQSKLANILHSNELSRILKEEGVNISANTVHPGVIATSLFKNRTIVNALMNTLGGIISRSVEQGAATTCYVAMHPQVQGITGGYFGNCNIAKPSSQGVDAELAKELWKFSLQIVSS, from the exons ATGTGGTGGTTCTATCGGAAAGGCCCATCGGGCTTCGCCGGCGCCTCCACGGCCGAAGAGGTCACCGCCGGCACCGACGGTCGAGGCTTGGTCGCCGTCATCACAG GTGCGTCGAGCGGCATCGGACGGGAGACGGCGCGCGTGCTGGCGCTGCGCGGCGTGCGCGTCGTCATGGCCGTCCGCGACGTCTCCGCGGGGATCATGGCCAACGAGGCCATCCAGGCCGAGCTCCACGGCGGCGCGGAGGTGGACGTGCTGCAGCTGGACCTCAGCTCCATGGCTTCGGTGAGGAGATTCGCCGACGATTTCGGCTCTCTGAACCTGCCCCTCAACATCCTCAT AAACAACGCTGGGGTCATGACGAGGGACTGCACGCGTTCCTGCGACGGCCTGGAGCTGCACTTTGCGACGAATCACATCG GACATTTTCTTCTCACAAACCTCTTGCTGGAGAACATGAAGAGCGCCAGCCGGAACAGTGGCATCCAAGGAAGGATCGTCAACGTATCGTCCGCGGGGCATATCATGACCTACCCTGAAGgcatatgtttcgacaaactgcACGACCCTTCAGG CTTCAGCAGCTTCATCGCTTATGGCCAGTCCAAGCTTGCAAACATCCTGCACTCAAATGAGCTATCTCGAATTCTCAAG GAAGAAGGGGTGAACATTTCAGCAAACACGGTCCATCCCGGTGTCATCGCGACAAGCCTCTTCAAGAATAGGACTATTGTCAACG CTCTGATGAACACCCTTGGAGGAATCATAAGCAGAAGCGTTGAACAG GGTGCTGCAACGACATGTTATGTGGCGATGCACCCTCAAGTGCAGGGGATAACTGGTGGATATTTCGGCAACTGTAATATAGCCAAGCCAAGCTCGCAAGGAGTAGATGCAGAGTTGGCGAAGGAGTTGTGGAAATTTAGCTTGCAGATAGTGTCTTCTTGA